The Halorubrum salinarum genome segment TCGACCGCCTTACACTGCTCGCCGATCACGACCGCGAACTCCGCCTCCCAGTCGATCCGATCCTTGCCGGCGGGGACGGTCACGGTGTCGCCGTGGCTCGCCACCGCGTTCGGCGGCTTGAGGAAGAGCAGCGGGCGGTCCGGCACGTCGTTGCCGAGCTCCTCGGCGTGGTCGGCGTAGTTGCGGCCGATACAGACGATCTTCGACGGGTCGGTCGGCGCGAGCACGTCGATATCGGGGTCGGAGAGCGCGTACTCCTCGCCGCCGAAGGCGACCGTGTCGGTCGCCGGGTCGTACTCGCCCTCGCGGATCGATCCGGCCGGGTCGCGGAACCGTGCGCGGTACATACGCGGCCGAACGGGCGGCCCCCCGAAAAGCGTTCCCGGAGAGGCAAGCGACGACCGCGACCGGGCGCGGGTCCGCGGACTCAGTCGGTCCGATCGGCGGACTCACGGACCGAGTCCGTCGTCGTCGAATCCGCTTTTGTCGCGTCCGCCGTCTCGTTCGCGGCGTCGGCGGCGGGCTCCTCGTCGCCGAGTTCGTCGAGCGACAGCGACTCGACGTCGTCCGCGAACAGCTCCGACCGCGCGCAGTCGGCGCAGTAGTGGTTGTACCGGACCGAGTGGGTCCGGACCGGCACGCCGGCGACCACCGTCTCGTCGCGGCGCCGCCTGACGAGGCCGCGGTCGAACGGCTCGTCGCAGACGACGCAGGGCTCCTCGACGGACTCGGGCGGGCGGACGACCCGGTGATCGACCGTCTTCTGCCGGCCGAACTCGGTGACCCCGTGGCGGCGGTCGAGTCGCCGGCGGACGGGCGGGGACACGCCGAGCCCGAGCCCGACAAACGCGAGGCCGATCAGCGCGGCGGGCACGGAGCCGCTCGTCCCCCCGAGGAAGGCGATCCACCCGCCGATCACGAAGAGCAGCGCGATGAGGAGGTACCCGGCGACGGTCTCCGTTCGGCTCTCTCCGGGGGCGCTCGACGGGGCGCGCGTCGGCGTCGAGTCGCCGCGGACGAGGCGCCGCCGCTCGGCCAGCTTCGAGTAGTGCCACCAGCCGTACAGCAGGTTCCCGATGCCGCTGGTGAAGAAGAACAGGAGGACGTGGACGCCGACGGAGCCGATCCCCCTATCGACGAGGACCACGCGGTCGCCGGCGTCCTGTTCGATCTCCCATCCGGCGTCGAGATGGTCCTGGACGCGGCGGCGGAACGCGCGCTCGCTCTCGTCCGGCGACGCGGCCGAGGGCGACGGGGGCCGGTCCGCCCCGCCCGACCGGCCGCTCGACCGCTCGGACGCGGCGGACTCACCGCCCGCCCGCGACGCGCCGCAGTTCGAACAGAACCGGTCGTCGTCGTCGAAGGCCGCGCCGCACTCGGCACAGTAGGCGGGGTCGGAGGGGTCGCCGAGGTCGGCGCCGCAGTCGGGGCAGAA includes the following:
- a CDS encoding zinc ribbon domain-containing protein; the protein is MPSQTSEPGGPPAACPACGEAVPDGASFCPDCGADLGDPSDPAYCAECGAAFDDDDRFCSNCGASRAGGESAASERSSGRSGGADRPPSPSAASPDESERAFRRRVQDHLDAGWEIEQDAGDRVVLVDRGIGSVGVHVLLFFFTSGIGNLLYGWWHYSKLAERRRLVRGDSTPTRAPSSAPGESRTETVAGYLLIALLFVIGGWIAFLGGTSGSVPAALIGLAFVGLGLGVSPPVRRRLDRRHGVTEFGRQKTVDHRVVRPPESVEEPCVVCDEPFDRGLVRRRRDETVVAGVPVRTHSVRYNHYCADCARSELFADDVESLSLDELGDEEPAADAANETADATKADSTTTDSVRESADRTD